AGTCTGCTAAATAGTCGGGGTCCTCTACGACCACGCCGTATTGTTTATACTGATTTTTATTACGGTTAGCGCTGATTAATACTGGCTGTGAGCTATAAGGCTGTAGCTTTTTAATGGCGTGTGCGACTAATGGCTGTCCCTGTAGTTCAAGCAACCCTTTATCTATTTCGCCCAATGATTGAAACCGGCGGGCAAGGCCGCCGGTTAATACACCACCTGTTAGCTGTGCTTGCATTAACCACCTATATAACTCATCTCTATTTTTTCTTTAGGGGCTGTATTCAAACCACGTAATTCAGAATAGCGATCACCGCGCCCCCGCCAAATTTCCATTACATGGGCGGCCACCTCGTCATCGGATACGCCACTGCGTAATAAGCTACGTACATCATACCCGCGACTGGCAAACAAACACAGAAAGAACTGGCCCTCGGGCGATAAGCGCATTCGGGTACAATCACCACAGAATGGGTTGGATACACTGGTAATAATTCCAATTTCACCACTACCGTCTGTGTAACGATATCGATCGGCAACCTCGCCATAATAGCCAGCAGCCACCGGCTCCATGTCAAACTCCGTTGCGAGCTGTTGAATAATCTGCGCCCCCGTTACGACCTCGGAGAGATCCCAACCATTGCTATTACCCACATCCATATACTCAATAAAGCGTAATGCATGGCCTCGACCTTTAAAGTAACGGGCCATAGGGATAATTTGGTCATCGTTGATACCTTGGCGCACCACCATATTAACCTTCACTGGTGCTAAACCAACCTCCGCTGCCTTTTCTATCCCCGCTAACACACGCTCAACCTCTACGTTGCTATCACTTAGTTGGCTAAATCGGGAGCTATCCAAAGCATCTAAACTCACGGTGACACGTTGCAAACCAGCGTCTTTTAGCACCTGTGCCTTTTGAGCTAACAAGGTCGCATTCGTCGTCATCGCTAGCTCTACTGGCTGACCTTGGGGAGTACGCAATTGAGCTAACTGTTCAATCAGGTTTTCTACATGCTTGCGTAATAAGGGCTCGCCCCCCGTTAAACGTATTTTCTGTACGCCCATCGCAACGGCAATTTTTGCCATGCGCGTGATTTCCTCAAAACTTAATAAGTCAGACTGAGGCAAAAAGGCATGATCAGAGCTAAAAACCTCGCGTGGCATACAATAGGTACAGCGAAAATTACAGCGATCGGTGACAGAAATACGCAAATCTCGTAGCGGTCTATGTAATTGATCGCGCAACCCTGCCCCACCCATCGGCTTTACCGTTGGGATGCGAGTATTGGTTTGCAATGACTCAAGCGGAGCAGATAATTTATTCATAGATTTCTATATAGGTAACAAAGATCGTATTGCTCACTATTCATAATATCTCTATAAATACCAAGCAAGCCCATGCCCTAGCTAGGGTAATAAAGCCAAGGTGATAACGTAGTATTTAGAATAAGGGTGGGCCGAATCGCACCACAAAAAAGACTAGGCGCACAGAGCCTATAGATGGCAGTGGCCCGCAAACGTGGCCGACGTATATAAAACAAACGAATGGGATAAAAATAAAAAATAGCTATACTAGAAGTATGAAGCATTTAGCCCTCTAAGGCAAAAAACCCTGTCGTGATTTTGCTGCTCTTAAAAAACCATTATGTCTATTCCGTTTACAGCCGCTAATACTGATTTACTACCCGCACAAACCGACCAACTGGTTTGGCGAAAACCACGCGAATCAGATCTACATGAACAAGCCGATGTCTTGGCGACCGAGATCCCTGTTGCCTTGCAATACAATGGAATTAGTCATGCCGTTTTGTTAGCAACGCCCACTTTTTTAGAGGATTTAGCGGTTGGGTTTTCCTTTACCGAAGGTATTATCCGTAGTGCCTCTGATATCTATGACATACGCATAGAGCACGATGAGCGCGGCTATAGTCTAGATATCGAAATTGCCTCTGCTTGCCTAAATCAATTAAAACAGCGCCGCCGCCAATTAGCAGGTCGTACCGGCTGTGGCCTATGCGGACTAGAGAGTCTCAACGAGGTACGTCGTGATTTGCCTGCCGTCAATCCGCCCTTAGTGCACTATCAGCCCCAGGCTATTTTTTCAGCTTTAGATCAACTACGTGACCAGCAACCTCTACATCAGATTACAGGGGCGACTCACGGGGCAGGTTGGGCGACCCATGATGGCGTCATTCAAGTCGTCCGTGAAGACGTAGGCCGACATAATGCCTTAGACAAACTCATCGGCCATCTCTTACAGCAAAAAACACCAGCCCATACTGGGATGCTTGTTGTCTCTAGCCGGGCCAGTTTTGAAATGGTACAAAAAACCGCTACATTAGGTGTTCCTATTTTAGTAGCGGTGTCTGCGCCAACCAGTTATGCCGTACAGGTCGCTAATGAGCTTGGTTTACTGCTTGTGGCCTTTGGTCGTTCTAAACAATTTAGCCTTTATAGTCATCCAGAATTTTTAGCGACTCATTCTTAATCGTTTGGTTTTCCTGCTGCTGCCTCTGCGACGGCTTGATGCAAAAAACCAATAATACTGAACCACAAGGCTTTATTCGCTTGGGCTAAGGCCAACACCTGCGCCGTATTATTTGCATGAAGGGTAGTAGGCACATGAGGAAACTGTAAGCCCCCCGCTACCCCCTCAAAGTCATACCACTGAAAATTATAATCAAAACCATGCTGCTCTAGACGTTCGCCTATGGACTGATAGTAAGCGCTGGCTGAGTGCTGCTGCCCTGATGCTAATAACAATGGCCCTTGCAAAGCCTCTACGGCTAAAAGATAAGGTTGCAACACCTCTGCTGTGGCCTCACAGGCAATAACGGCGGACACTTTAGCAGCAAACTGCACACCGACTACTAAGGCCAACTCAGCGCCATCCTCGTAACCAGAAACAGCGACAAAATGATTTTTTGGGCTGATTTTTTCTCGCAGCCAATCAAAAGCATGAGAAAAATAAGCCAACTGCTCGGTCGTAGCAGACACATCCGGCATTAACTCATAATCTAAAGCAAAAGCAGCATAGCCACGTGATGCATAAAGAGCTGCCTGAGACTCATCTAGCGGCTGATCAGCATGACGTTTTAAGACAATTACAGCAGGCTGCGCTGCACTACTGGCAGGAATAAACAAGACCCCTTTCAACCCAGCCTCATTGATTTCGACTCGCTGTACCGCATCTTGGGCCAAGCGTTGAGTCAGTACCGTTTTGGCTTCTAACTCATTACACTGTGCCTCTAGTTCAGTATGTAGAGCATGATGTACCGATGAGTGAAATAACTCTTGCGTAGCTGCATTTTCAGCTTGCTGCGCATAAATCAGCCCCATTGGGTTTGCTGCGGTATAGCTGCCTGACGTAGGTATGGATACGGCTAAATCCACCTCGCCTGACTCATTACTTTTCACCGTTATTTGACTACGCCATACCTGTCCCGCACGTTCCGTTTTTGAGCGAATGATCACATCACTATCTGCGGGCGCACCACTGATTGTTATTTTTCTATCTATATCAATTAACGCGTCAGGAAAATCAATTTTGAACTCCAGCATAACTCTGCCCTCAAGAATAAAAAAAACCTGTCGCCCTTTTGCAGGCAACAGGTTTTTACTATAGCTTAAAACGCTTAGTTATCTTTCACGCGATACACTAATACTGCGCAAGGAGCTAAATTTAGCACCTTTGCTGTCACGCTACCTAACAATAAACGGGATAAGCCGCTGCGACCATGACTACCAATAAAAATTAAGTCACATTCCTCTTCGGCAGCTGCCGTAGATACGGCATCAGCCACGTTAAAATTAGAAATAGAGCGTGAAGTGGCTTTAACGCCTGCTGTTTCTGCACGGTCTAAAACGGCTTGAATATATTTATTTGATTGCTGAGAAGCTGTTTTTTCGTAGTCTTCGTCAGTAATAGCATACGCTGCAGCCATCCCGTCAAAACCTACCGTAGCGGCGAAAGGCTGAGTAACGTGCAAAGCGACAACCTCGGCACCAATTTGACGAGCAAATGACACCCCTTTATTAGCAGCCTGTGCTGATAAGGTTGAACCGTCAGTAGGAATAAGAATTTTTTTAAACATGGTCTGCCCCAATGATGAAGGAATAATTTAAGAATAATACGAGCGACCTAAGCCAGCAAGTTCACTCTTGTTTACTTTTGATTAAAATCAATTTTGTTGCGCTAATTGATATAAATGTGCACAACGCGCACCGCTACGACAATAAGCCAAAACTGGCTTAGGTAATTCGGTATAAAGCTGTTTAAATTCCAACACGTCATCTAACGAAATCTGGCTTGAGACCACTGGCTGATAACGCACAACCAACCCTGCTTT
This Paenalcaligenes faecalis DNA region includes the following protein-coding sequences:
- the fdhD gene encoding formate dehydrogenase accessory sulfurtransferase FdhD, with the protein product MSIPFTAANTDLLPAQTDQLVWRKPRESDLHEQADVLATEIPVALQYNGISHAVLLATPTFLEDLAVGFSFTEGIIRSASDIYDIRIEHDERGYSLDIEIASACLNQLKQRRRQLAGRTGCGLCGLESLNEVRRDLPAVNPPLVHYQPQAIFSALDQLRDQQPLHQITGATHGAGWATHDGVIQVVREDVGRHNALDKLIGHLLQQKTPAHTGMLVVSSRASFEMVQKTATLGVPILVAVSAPTSYAVQVANELGLLLVAFGRSKQFSLYSHPEFLATHS
- a CDS encoding universal stress protein, which codes for MFKKILIPTDGSTLSAQAANKGVSFARQIGAEVVALHVTQPFAATVGFDGMAAAYAITDEDYEKTASQQSNKYIQAVLDRAETAGVKATSRSISNFNVADAVSTAAAEEECDLIFIGSHGRSGLSRLLLGSVTAKVLNLAPCAVLVYRVKDN
- a CDS encoding acyl-CoA thioesterase/bile acid-CoA:amino acid N-acyltransferase family protein; the protein is MLEFKIDFPDALIDIDRKITISGAPADSDVIIRSKTERAGQVWRSQITVKSNESGEVDLAVSIPTSGSYTAANPMGLIYAQQAENAATQELFHSSVHHALHTELEAQCNELEAKTVLTQRLAQDAVQRVEINEAGLKGVLFIPASSAAQPAVIVLKRHADQPLDESQAALYASRGYAAFALDYELMPDVSATTEQLAYFSHAFDWLREKISPKNHFVAVSGYEDGAELALVVGVQFAAKVSAVIACEATAEVLQPYLLAVEALQGPLLLASGQQHSASAYYQSIGERLEQHGFDYNFQWYDFEGVAGGLQFPHVPTTLHANNTAQVLALAQANKALWFSIIGFLHQAVAEAAAGKPND
- the moaA gene encoding GTP 3',8-cyclase MoaA; translation: MNKLSAPLESLQTNTRIPTVKPMGGAGLRDQLHRPLRDLRISVTDRCNFRCTYCMPREVFSSDHAFLPQSDLLSFEEITRMAKIAVAMGVQKIRLTGGEPLLRKHVENLIEQLAQLRTPQGQPVELAMTTNATLLAQKAQVLKDAGLQRVTVSLDALDSSRFSQLSDSNVEVERVLAGIEKAAEVGLAPVKVNMVVRQGINDDQIIPMARYFKGRGHALRFIEYMDVGNSNGWDLSEVVTGAQIIQQLATEFDMEPVAAGYYGEVADRYRYTDGSGEIGIITSVSNPFCGDCTRMRLSPEGQFFLCLFASRGYDVRSLLRSGVSDDEVAAHVMEIWRGRGDRYSELRGLNTAPKEKIEMSYIGG